The following coding sequences are from one Epinephelus fuscoguttatus linkage group LG7, E.fuscoguttatus.final_Chr_v1 window:
- the opn7b gene encoding opsin 7, group member b, with protein MGNASETFLLVSRISKDHDFLMGTLYTIFGVLSVLGNGILLFVAYRKKSSLKPAEFFVVNLAISDLGMTITLFPMAIPSSFMHMWLFNETTCTVYAFCGVLFGLCSLTNLTVLSSVCWLKVCCPNYGNKFSYCHACLLVAGVWCYAGVFAVGPLSGWGEYGAEPYGTACCINWHAPSQDSAAMSYIVCLFFFCYIVPCTVIFLSYTFILLTVRGSRQAVQQHMSPQNKITNAHALIIKLSVAVCIGFLTAWSPYAIVSMWAAFGNPTTVPPMAFALAAIFAKSSTLYNPIVYLVFKPNFRKSLCRDVAQCRRTLCGCLCPHSSAQKGTCRQPHHKEECNSTRLSNGLPENHGTCRHCPCPETVAGNRDNLTEYSPQQTARILKGSTNSEVAVSQLSNELQSDFL; from the exons ATGGGAAATGCCTCCGAAACATTTCTGCTCGTGTCCAGAATATCTAAAGACCATGACTTTCTCATGGGAACTCTCTACACCATTTTTG GTGTGCTGTCAGTGTTGGGGAATGGGATCCTGCTGTTCGTGGCCTATAGAAAGAAGTCCTCCCTGAAGCCAGCAGAGTTTTTTGTGGTCAACCTGGCCATCAGTGACCTGGGCATGACCATAACTCTGTTCCCGATGGCTATCCCCTCATCCTTTATGCACAT GTGGCTATTTAATGAGACGACCTGTACAGTCTATGCCTTCTGTGGCGTTTTGTTTGGCCTGTGCAGTCTGACCAACCTCACGGTGCTGTCCTCTGTCTGCTGGCTCAAGGTCTGCTGTCCAAACTATG GTAACAAGTTCTCCTACTGCCACGCCTGCCTGCTGGTTGCTGGGGTGTGGTGCTACGCTGGAGTTTTTGCTGTAGGTCCTCTGTCGGGCTGGGGAGAGTATGGAGCCGAGCCCTACGGAACAGCGTGCTGCATCAACTGGCATGCACCCAGCCAAGACTCTGCGGCTATGAGCTACATCGtctgcctcttcttcttctgctacATTGTGCCATGCACTGTCATCTTCCTGTCCTACACATTCATCCTCCTGACCGTCCGGGGCTCCCGCCAAGctgtgcagcagcacatgtcCCCGCAGAACAAGATCACCAACGCACATGCACTTATCATTAAG cTTTCCGTGGCAGTTTGCATCGGTTTCCTGACGGCATGGAGTCCATACGCCATTGTCTCCATGTGGGCAGCATTTGGTAACCCAACAACTGTACCACCCATGGCTTTTGCTCTGGCAGCTATTTTTGCCAAGTCCTCCACCCTTTACAACCCCATTGTCTATCTGGTGTTCAAGCCCAACTTCCGCAAGTCCCTGTGTCGGGATGTGGCCCAGTGCAGACGGACACTCTGTGGGTGTCTGTGTCCGCAcagctctgcacagaagggAACTTGCAGGCAACCCCATCACAAAGAAGAGTGCAACTCCACAAGGTTGTCAAATGGGCTCCCGGAGAACCACGGGACCTGCAGACACTGTCCTTGCCCTGAAACAGTCGCTGGCAACAGAGACAACCTAACAGAATACAGTCCCCAGCAGACTGCCAGGATACTTAAAGGATCAACAAATAGCGAGGTGGCTGTCAGTCAGCTCTCCAATGAGCTGCAGAGCGACTTcctttaa